The DNA window TGAAATGTGGATGACCGGGGCCTCGATCCGCGCGGCAGCCTCGGCCACCGCCCCGGCGCCTGTCGCGTTGATAGAAAAAGCAAGATCGGGCTCGCTCTCGGCCTTGTCGACCGCCGTATAGGCGGCGGCCGAGACGATCACTTCCGGGCGCAGAGCCGAGAAGGCGGCTGCGATGCTTGGAGGATCCGCAAGGTCCATTTCCGGCCGCCCCACCGCAATGATTTCGATGCCCCTTTCGGCGCCACGTCTGAGCAGCGACTGAACGACCTGGCCCTGTTTGCCGGTGACGGCGATGCGCATCGCTTATTGTCCCTTGAAAACGCCGAGGCGTTCGCCGGAGTAGACGTTTTCGCGTAGCGGCTTCCACCACCATTCGTTTTCCAGGTACCAGTGCACGGTCTTCTCGATGCCGGTGTCGAAGGTCTCTTGCGCCTTCCAGCCGAGTTCGCTTTCGAGTTTCGAGGCATCGATTGCATAGCGTGCGTCGTGTCCGGGGCGGTCCGTGACGTTGGTGATCAGACGCGCATGCGGTGCCTTGTCATTGTAGACGCCGTCGAGAATAGCGCAGATGCGGTGAACGACATCGATGTTCCTGCGCTCATTGCGGCCGCCCACATTGTATTTTTCGCCGGGGCGCCCTCTGGATGCGATCGTGAAGAGCGCGCGGGCGTGGTCTTCGACATAGAGCCAGTCGCGAACGTTCGCGCCATTGCCGTAAACCGGAAGAGGCTTGTCCTCCAGTGCGTTCAGGATCATCAGCGGAATGAGCTTTTCCGGGAAATGGAAGGGGCCGTAGTTGTTGGAGCAATTGGAGACGACGACCGGCAGCCCGTAGGTGCGGTGCCAGGCAATCGCCAGATGGTCGCTCGCCGCCTTGGAGGCTGAGTAGGGCGAGGACGGATCGTAAGGCGTCGTCTCCGCGAAGAGGCCCTCGGCGCCGAGCGAGCCGTAGACCTCGTCAGTCGAGACATGCAGAAAGCGGAAGGCTCTCTTGCGGCGAGCCTCAAGCCCGTCCCAATAGTGCCGTGCGGTATCCAGCAGGCTGAATGTACCGACGATATTGGTCTGAATGAAATCGGCCGCGCCCGAGATCGAGCGGTCGACATGGCTCTCCGCCGCGAGATGCATGACGATGTCGGGGTGGAAGGACGCGAATGCTTCCTGCATCCTGGCGCGGTCGCAGATGTCGGCGCGCAGGAATTGATAGTTCGGCGCCGATTCGACGGATTTCAGCGATGCCAGATTGCCGGCATAGGTCAGCGTGTCGACATTTAGCACCTCGGCGCCGACCTCGCTGACAAGATGGCGCACCAAGGCCGATCCGATGAAGCCCGCTCCGCCCGTGACCAGTATGCGCATAGGCGATCAATCCCTGGGTTGCTGTGCTGTATAGGAAAAATGGCTTGGCAGATCGGCGAGCCGCGGCAGCGTCTTGTCCTTGTCGGACGACACCATGTCTCTCTCATCGAAGGGCCAGCGAATGCCGATCATCGGATCGTTCCACGCGATGCCCCGATCATGCTGCGGGCTGTAGGGTGCGGTTACCTTGTAGCTGATGACGCTGTTCGGCTCGATCGTTGCGAATCCGTGTGCGAAACCGGCCGGTATCCAGAGCTGTTTGCCGGTTTCCGGCGAGAGCTCCTGAGAGAGCCATTTGCCGAAGCTCGGCGATCCCTCGCGAATATCGACGACGACATCCATGATCCGGCCGGCAAGGCAGCGCACCAGCTTGCCCTGTGCGAAGGGTGGGATCTGGAAATGCAGCCCCCGGACGGTTCCAGCCTGCGCTGAAAGCGATTCGTTGTCCTGGATGAACGTGACGTCGGCCACATTTTCCCGGAACCAGGCATCCTTGAATACTTCGCAGAAGTAGCCGCGGTGATCGCCGAAACGTGGCGGCGTGATTGCGACAATGCCCTCGATGGTCGCGGTCTCAATGTGCATGACGTACCTTTTCTGAGGCCTTCATGACGCTCATCAGCATGTCCGCCTGCGAGCGGCTGCGAATGGCCGCTAGGCCTGTCGCGGCAATGGCATCGCGCTCGTCGGCATCTGCGATCAGCTTGTAGCAGCGCTCGATCATGTCGTCATAGCGCTCAATTGCCAAGCCGCCGACGAAGGGCTGAAGGTCTGGATCGCGGATGTCGCCTTCCGTCAGCACGCAAACACGATTGGCGAGCAGATAGGAAATCCGCACGATCTCGAAGACGCCGCTCGCATAATGATGGATGTTTATGACGATCTTGGCGCGGGCAATCGCCGCATCGCGTTCCGCACCATAGATGTTGAAGAGATGAGCGACCTTGAGCCCGCTGTCGTTCAACGTCTTCAGGATATGGTGCCGGCGTTCGTTCATCGAGCCGTAGAAGAGGACGTCGATATCCCTGACGGGGGCGTGCTGGATCTGGCTCAGGCAACGGCTGTAACCGATTTCGAGCACGCCGGCGTGATCGATACCCTTGGCGGCAAGGTTTTCGCGGTTGCGCGGACTGTAGTCGAGCACCGGCATCGCTCTCAGGATCGACGTATATCGCGAATTGATCCAGCTGCTTTCTTCGGACACCTGCTCGAGGTTGATGAGGACGCTGTCCTTCGGCAGATGGCCGACGATTTCGGCGGGGAGAAGATTGCCGCCGTAGATGATCGGCGCACGGCCGGCGAATGCGTTCATGTCGCGGACGATCGGTGCCGAGCCGCCGAGTTCTTCGAAGGCGCCTTGCAGGCCGAGCGCGACTTCGTCGAAGGCGTGACTGTGATTGTAGTTCTCGGGCGTGACGATCCAGATGCAATGGCGGTCCTTGTGCGCCTGCCATCCGCCGGCAAAGGGCTGCAACTGGTTTCCAAGCGGCTGCTCGATCTTCGGTGCGGCCGGTATGGCGGGCCTTTCCGTCGCGGTCGGCTGCTGCGGCACCGGTA is part of the Rhizobium bangladeshense genome and encodes:
- the rfbB gene encoding dTDP-glucose 4,6-dehydratase, whose amino-acid sequence is MRILVTGGAGFIGSALVRHLVSEVGAEVLNVDTLTYAGNLASLKSVESAPNYQFLRADICDRARMQEAFASFHPDIVMHLAAESHVDRSISGAADFIQTNIVGTFSLLDTARHYWDGLEARRKRAFRFLHVSTDEVYGSLGAEGLFAETTPYDPSSPYSASKAASDHLAIAWHRTYGLPVVVSNCSNNYGPFHFPEKLIPLMILNALEDKPLPVYGNGANVRDWLYVEDHARALFTIASRGRPGEKYNVGGRNERRNIDVVHRICAILDGVYNDKAPHARLITNVTDRPGHDARYAIDASKLESELGWKAQETFDTGIEKTVHWYLENEWWWKPLRENVYSGERLGVFKGQ
- the rfbC gene encoding dTDP-4-dehydrorhamnose 3,5-epimerase — protein: MHIETATIEGIVAITPPRFGDHRGYFCEVFKDAWFRENVADVTFIQDNESLSAQAGTVRGLHFQIPPFAQGKLVRCLAGRIMDVVVDIREGSPSFGKWLSQELSPETGKQLWIPAGFAHGFATIEPNSVISYKVTAPYSPQHDRGIAWNDPMIGIRWPFDERDMVSSDKDKTLPRLADLPSHFSYTAQQPRD